From Methyloceanibacter stevinii, the proteins below share one genomic window:
- the lysA gene encoding diaminopimelate decarboxylase produces the protein MHHFAYRRGVSEDPVLHAEDVDLCALAADVGTPFYCYSTATFERHIGVFADAFAARADTLVCYAIKANSNLGVLATLAKQGAGMDVVSEGELRRALAVGVPGERVVFSGVGKTKNEMAFALDAGIYAFNVESEPELYALSEVAAAKGKTARIAFRVNPDVDAGTHHKISTGKAENKFGIPFGAAPSLYRQATELPGIQPAGVHMHIGSQITDLAPFANAFALLKELVTTLRGSGVAIEFVNLGGGLGIPYRTDEPDPPLPTDYARLVNESMGDLGVRLLFEPGRMIAGNAGILVSRVLYVKTAPEKTFTIVDAAMNDLIRPTLYEAYHRILPVVEPGPETATRITDVVGPVCETGDYLALARPLPELNPGDLIAVMTAGAYGAVQASQYNSRLLVPEVLVSGSDYCVTRPRPSYEDMLAAERLPDWL, from the coding sequence ATGCATCATTTCGCCTACCGGCGCGGCGTATCCGAGGACCCTGTGCTGCACGCCGAGGACGTCGATCTGTGCGCTTTGGCCGCCGACGTCGGAACGCCCTTCTATTGCTATTCCACCGCGACCTTCGAGCGGCACATCGGCGTCTTCGCCGATGCGTTCGCCGCGCGCGCGGACACGCTCGTCTGCTACGCCATCAAGGCCAACTCCAATCTCGGCGTGCTGGCGACGCTCGCCAAGCAAGGCGCCGGCATGGATGTTGTCTCCGAAGGCGAACTGCGCCGGGCGCTGGCCGTCGGCGTGCCGGGTGAGCGCGTGGTCTTTTCCGGAGTCGGCAAGACCAAGAACGAAATGGCGTTCGCACTGGACGCAGGCATCTACGCCTTCAACGTCGAGTCCGAACCGGAGCTCTACGCCCTCAGCGAGGTCGCGGCCGCGAAGGGCAAGACGGCCCGTATCGCCTTTCGCGTGAACCCGGACGTGGACGCCGGCACGCACCACAAGATTTCGACCGGCAAGGCGGAGAACAAGTTCGGCATCCCCTTCGGCGCGGCGCCCTCGCTTTATCGCCAGGCAACCGAGCTTCCCGGCATCCAGCCGGCGGGCGTCCATATGCATATCGGCAGCCAGATCACCGACCTTGCACCGTTCGCAAACGCCTTCGCGCTCCTCAAGGAGTTGGTCACGACGTTGCGCGGGTCGGGCGTTGCCATCGAGTTCGTCAATCTCGGCGGCGGGCTCGGCATTCCCTACCGGACCGACGAGCCGGATCCGCCGCTGCCGACGGACTATGCACGGCTCGTCAACGAGTCCATGGGCGACCTCGGCGTGCGGCTTCTGTTCGAGCCGGGCCGGATGATCGCCGGTAATGCGGGGATCCTCGTGTCGAGAGTCCTTTACGTGAAGACCGCGCCGGAAAAGACGTTCACGATCGTGGACGCTGCCATGAACGATCTGATCCGGCCGACGCTCTACGAGGCCTATCACCGGATTCTGCCGGTCGTCGAACCCGGGCCCGAGACGGCCACACGCATCACGGACGTGGTGGGACCCGTCTGCGAGACCGGCGATTATCTCGCTCTCGCGCGGCCCCTGCCGGAGCTCAATCCCGGCGATCTCATCGCCGTCATGACCGCCGGCGCCTATGGCGCGGTCCAGGCCTCTCAATACAACAGCCGCCTCCTGGTCCCCGAAGTGCTGGTCTCGGGCTCCGACTATTGCGTGACCCGGCCCCGGCCGAGCTACGAGGACATGCTGGCGGCCGAGCGCCTTCCGGACTGGCTCTAG
- a CDS encoding D-alanyl-D-alanine carboxypeptidase family protein, whose translation MLRRAFFCLVAVAALLGSSAAKASPALVFEPYNGTVFYAEDPDTLWFPASLTKMMTAYVAFHALRNGEVKPDTPAIVTKNALAQPPTKLGLPVGSSIPLETAIRVIIVKSANDVAVMVAETVGGSEEAFIERMNEAAKRLGMTSTQFANPHGLPNEQQYTTARDLGRLARALIIEFPEYADIFSMKSVSVAKRQLRTHNGLLRTFNGADGMKTGFICHSGFNIVVSATRDGRKLVAVVLGEKSTRIRNERAAQLLENGFKRYFWKSLFGTSLNGLPLPADRDDRPVHLGKIICGPNYGAIRPELTPDLFPSQTPVTRLADIPTPLPPLN comes from the coding sequence ATGCTGAGGCGTGCCTTTTTTTGCCTTGTCGCCGTTGCCGCGCTTCTGGGTTCAAGCGCCGCCAAAGCCAGCCCCGCCCTCGTCTTCGAACCCTACAACGGCACCGTCTTCTACGCCGAGGACCCCGACACGCTCTGGTTTCCGGCCTCGCTCACCAAGATGATGACGGCCTATGTCGCCTTCCACGCGCTGCGCAACGGCGAGGTCAAGCCTGACACGCCGGCCATCGTCACCAAGAATGCCCTGGCCCAGCCGCCCACGAAGCTAGGACTGCCCGTCGGCTCGTCGATTCCGCTCGAAACAGCGATCCGCGTCATCATCGTCAAGTCCGCCAACGACGTCGCCGTCATGGTGGCGGAGACCGTCGGCGGATCCGAGGAAGCCTTTATCGAACGCATGAACGAGGCGGCTAAACGGCTGGGGATGACCAGCACCCAATTTGCGAATCCGCACGGCCTGCCGAACGAGCAGCAATATACGACCGCACGCGATTTGGGGCGCCTTGCGCGCGCGCTCATTATCGAGTTCCCGGAATACGCCGATATCTTCTCGATGAAATCGGTCAGCGTCGCGAAGCGGCAGCTCCGGACACATAACGGCCTGTTGCGCACCTTCAACGGTGCCGACGGCATGAAGACGGGATTCATCTGCCACTCCGGCTTCAACATCGTGGTCAGCGCGACACGGGACGGCCGTAAGCTGGTAGCCGTTGTCCTCGGTGAAAAATCGACCCGCATCCGAAACGAACGCGCCGCTCAACTCCTCGAGAACGGCTTCAAACGCTATTTCTGGAAATCGTTGTTCGGAACCAGTTTGAACGGTCTGCCCCTGCCGGCCGACCGGGACGACCGTCCGGTACATCTTGGGAAGATCATTTGCGGTCCGAACTACGGGGCCATTCGGCCGGAACTCACGCCGGACCTGTTCCCGTCGCAGACGCCGGTCACGCGACTGGCTGACATACCGACACCGTTGCCACCCTTGAACTGA
- a CDS encoding TIGR01458 family HAD-type hydrolase, with protein MIRGVLLDLAGVVYEGDHVLPGAVEAVHRLHEAGLPIRFVTNTTTKTKKELVSRLTGLGLEITGEELFTPGQAARTWLAKHDASPLLLVHPNLEKEFADTCDGPARAVVVGDAGREFSYENMNRAFRELIDGAAFLALAKNRTFMDDDGKLSLDAGAFVTALEYSSGKEAIVLGKPSPDFFEAALASMDCGPEDAVMVGDDAESDVAGALKAGLTQAILVRTGKYRDRDEHRFEPSPTAMAEDLPAAADWILDHRAV; from the coding sequence ATGATCCGTGGTGTCCTTCTCGATTTGGCGGGCGTGGTCTACGAGGGAGACCATGTGCTCCCCGGCGCGGTCGAGGCCGTGCACCGGCTGCACGAGGCCGGGCTGCCAATCCGCTTCGTCACCAACACGACGACGAAGACCAAGAAGGAACTGGTCAGCCGCCTGACGGGGCTGGGTCTCGAAATCACCGGCGAAGAATTATTCACGCCCGGCCAAGCCGCGCGGACCTGGCTCGCCAAGCACGACGCTTCACCGCTTCTTTTGGTTCATCCGAACCTAGAGAAGGAGTTCGCCGATACTTGCGACGGGCCCGCCCGCGCGGTCGTGGTCGGCGATGCGGGCCGCGAATTCTCCTACGAGAATATGAACCGCGCCTTCCGTGAACTCATCGATGGCGCCGCGTTTCTGGCGCTCGCCAAGAACCGCACCTTCATGGACGACGACGGGAAGCTCAGCCTGGATGCCGGCGCCTTCGTGACCGCCTTGGAATATTCGAGCGGCAAGGAAGCGATCGTGCTCGGTAAGCCCTCGCCCGATTTCTTCGAAGCGGCGCTTGCCAGCATGGACTGCGGGCCCGAGGACGCCGTGATGGTGGGCGACGACGCGGAAAGCGATGTCGCCGGCGCACTCAAGGCCGGCCTGACACAGGCCATTCTCGTGCGCACCGGCAAATACCGCGATAGGGACGAGCACCGCTTCGAGCCCTCGCCGACGGCAATGGCGGAGGACCTCCCGGCCGCAGCCGATTGGATCCTCGACCACCGTGCCGTCTAG
- a CDS encoding DUF924 family protein, whose protein sequence is MTQVQPDEVVRYWFETLSPDDWYRAPPEVDAEIARRFGQLYESLRDAVPGDWLRTPQGRLAAILVLDQFPRNIHRGTPQAFATDDKALALSKDAIAAGADMELPEEQCAFLYMPFQHAENLAEQRRSLELFEALGNPNNLDFAVRHYDIIARFGRFPHRNDVLGRESTPEELAFLKEPGSSF, encoded by the coding sequence GTGACGCAAGTCCAGCCCGACGAGGTGGTCCGCTATTGGTTCGAGACGCTCTCGCCGGATGACTGGTATCGAGCGCCGCCCGAGGTCGATGCGGAGATCGCGCGCCGGTTCGGCCAACTCTATGAGAGTCTGAGAGATGCGGTCCCCGGCGACTGGCTACGGACGCCGCAGGGCAGGCTTGCTGCGATCCTCGTGCTCGATCAGTTTCCCCGTAACATCCATCGCGGCACACCTCAGGCGTTTGCGACGGACGACAAGGCCTTGGCGCTCTCGAAGGACGCCATCGCGGCCGGGGCGGATATGGAACTGCCGGAGGAGCAGTGCGCCTTTCTCTATATGCCGTTCCAGCACGCGGAAAACTTGGCGGAGCAGCGCCGGTCCCTCGAGCTCTTCGAGGCCCTGGGCAACCCGAACAATCTGGATTTCGCCGTCCGCCATTATGACATCATCGCGCGGTTCGGCCGGTTCCCGCACCGGAACGACGTACTCGGCCGGGAGTCCACGCCGGAAGAGCTCGCGTTCCTGAAAGAACCCGGCTCGTCGTTCTAG
- a CDS encoding spermidine synthase produces MSALFEELDYCPTPIGAVSLRRRRDLKLGVDVFEIKLGDESLMTSLFTASEIALARLGIAALDDARAPNIVVGGLGLGYTAQAVLEGAPDASLIVVEALAPVIEWHENGLLPLGTALAEDPHCRLVQGDFFAMGASEEGFDPETPGRSFDAILVDIDHSPAALLDERSESFYQPDGLRKLARHLRPGAVFGLWSDALPDDAFLARLDSVFAEARAEPVTFHNPLQDRPFTQTVYVARTEPGAAS; encoded by the coding sequence ATGAGTGCCCTTTTCGAAGAACTTGATTATTGCCCGACCCCGATCGGGGCAGTGAGCTTGCGCCGGCGCCGGGATCTCAAGCTCGGCGTGGACGTGTTCGAAATCAAGCTCGGCGACGAGTCCCTGATGACGAGCCTCTTCACCGCGTCCGAGATCGCCTTGGCGCGACTCGGGATTGCGGCGCTGGACGATGCCAGGGCGCCCAACATCGTCGTCGGCGGTCTTGGGCTCGGCTACACGGCGCAAGCTGTTCTGGAAGGCGCACCGGACGCCTCGCTGATCGTTGTGGAAGCGCTCGCGCCCGTGATCGAATGGCACGAAAACGGGTTGCTGCCGCTCGGAACGGCGCTCGCGGAAGATCCGCATTGCCGCCTGGTCCAGGGCGACTTCTTCGCGATGGGGGCGTCGGAGGAAGGGTTCGATCCTGAGACGCCCGGGCGCTCGTTCGATGCGATCCTCGTCGATATCGATCATTCGCCGGCGGCGCTGTTGGACGAGCGCAGCGAGTCCTTCTATCAGCCGGATGGTTTGCGCAAGCTCGCCCGGCATCTTCGGCCCGGCGCCGTGTTCGGCTTGTGGTCGGACGCGCTGCCCGACGACGCCTTCCTCGCGCGCCTGGACAGTGTCTTTGCAGAGGCGCGCGCCGAACCGGTCACGTTTCACAATCCGCTGCAGGACCGGCCGTTTACCCAGACGGTCTATGTCGCGCGAACCGAACCGGGAGCGGCGTCATGA
- the argH gene encoding argininosuccinate lyase: protein MTNTMWGGRFASSPSDIMEDINASIDFDKRLWRHDIEASKAHVAMLEATGILAPGDASKIADGLDQILAEIEAGDFNFSRALEDIHLNVENRLKEIIGPVAGKLHTARSRNDQVATDFKLYVRDEIGLIEAGLAQLQLALATRALEEAATVMPGFTHLQTAQPITFGHHCLAYVEMFARDRGRFLDAAKRLNECPLGSAALAGTSFPVDRQHTAKALGFDRPTANSLDSVSDRDFALETLAAASIAAIHLSRLAEEIVLWTSPQFGFARLSDSFSTGSSIMPQKRNPDAAELVRAKTGRIAGAFQALLMVMKGLPLAYAKDMQEDKEPVFDALDALKLGISALSGMVADLEVNAKAMKKAAGSEYSTATDLADWLVQNLDTPFREAHHITGTIVALAEKKGIDLKRLQLSDLQGVEPRITDDVFNVLDPARSAKSRTSYGGTAPSNVRREAKRWIKRLEKDAVSR, encoded by the coding sequence ATGACCAACACAATGTGGGGCGGCCGTTTCGCCTCTAGCCCCTCCGACATCATGGAGGACATAAATGCCTCCATCGATTTCGACAAGCGGCTCTGGCGGCACGACATCGAGGCGTCCAAAGCGCACGTCGCCATGCTCGAGGCGACAGGCATTCTCGCGCCCGGCGATGCGTCCAAGATCGCCGATGGACTCGACCAAATCCTTGCCGAGATCGAGGCGGGCGACTTCAACTTCTCGCGAGCCTTGGAGGACATTCACCTCAATGTGGAGAACCGGCTGAAGGAGATCATCGGTCCGGTGGCCGGCAAGCTCCATACGGCCCGGTCCCGCAACGACCAGGTTGCCACCGACTTCAAGCTCTATGTCCGCGACGAGATCGGCCTCATCGAGGCTGGACTCGCGCAGCTTCAGCTTGCGTTGGCGACCCGGGCGCTCGAGGAAGCCGCGACGGTCATGCCGGGGTTCACCCATTTGCAGACCGCCCAGCCCATCACGTTCGGCCATCATTGCCTCGCCTATGTGGAGATGTTCGCCCGCGACCGCGGCCGGTTTCTGGACGCGGCCAAGCGGCTGAACGAGTGTCCGCTGGGATCGGCGGCGCTCGCCGGCACGAGCTTCCCGGTCGACAGGCAGCACACGGCGAAGGCGCTTGGGTTCGACCGGCCGACGGCCAATTCCCTCGATTCGGTCTCCGACCGGGACTTCGCGCTCGAGACGCTGGCGGCCGCCTCCATCGCGGCGATCCACCTTTCCCGGCTTGCCGAGGAGATCGTGCTGTGGACATCGCCTCAGTTCGGCTTTGCCCGGCTGTCGGATTCGTTCTCCACCGGGTCCTCGATCATGCCCCAGAAGCGCAACCCGGACGCGGCGGAGCTGGTGCGGGCCAAGACCGGCCGCATCGCCGGCGCCTTCCAGGCGCTGCTGATGGTCATGAAGGGGCTGCCGCTGGCCTATGCGAAGGACATGCAGGAGGACAAGGAGCCCGTCTTCGACGCGCTCGATGCCCTGAAATTGGGGATTTCCGCCCTTTCCGGCATGGTTGCCGACCTCGAGGTGAACGCCAAGGCCATGAAGAAAGCCGCCGGGAGCGAATACTCCACGGCGACGGATTTGGCCGACTGGCTCGTGCAGAACCTCGACACGCCCTTCCGCGAGGCGCACCACATCACCGGCACGATCGTGGCGCTTGCGGAGAAAAAAGGCATAGACCTCAAGCGGTTGCAGCTGTCCGACCTGCAGGGCGTGGAACCCAGGATCACCGACGACGTGTTCAACGTCCTGGATCCCGCCCGCTCCGCGAAAAGCCGGACCAGTTACGGCGGCACGGCCCCCTCGAACGTGAGGCGCGAGGCCAAGCGCTGGATAAAGCGTTTGGAGAAGGACGCCGTCTCGCGATAA
- a CDS encoding TlpA family protein disulfide reductase: MTAFVVRPEPVTLPDFAFEAPGGATVTSEDLKGKVVLLNVWATWCVPCREEMPQLNALQSELGGDGFEVVALNIDKGGPEKAETFLEETGATDLKAYYDPSGKLFSTLKAVGMPTTLLIGPEGKEMGRLVGPANWAAPEAKALIEAAIGAAQSGSK; the protein is encoded by the coding sequence ATGACGGCTTTCGTTGTGCGGCCCGAGCCTGTGACGCTCCCTGATTTCGCCTTCGAAGCCCCCGGCGGAGCGACGGTGACGTCCGAGGATCTGAAGGGCAAGGTTGTGCTCTTGAACGTCTGGGCCACGTGGTGCGTGCCATGCCGGGAGGAGATGCCCCAGCTGAACGCGCTGCAATCCGAGCTGGGCGGCGATGGCTTCGAAGTGGTCGCCCTCAATATCGACAAGGGCGGTCCGGAAAAGGCCGAGACGTTCCTGGAGGAGACAGGGGCGACCGATCTCAAGGCCTATTACGATCCGAGCGGCAAACTCTTTTCGACGCTCAAGGCGGTGGGCATGCCGACCACGCTGCTGATCGGCCCGGAAGGGAAGGAGATGGGGCGTCTCGTCGGCCCCGCTAATTGGGCCGCCCCCGAGGCCAAGGCCTTGATTGAGGCTGCGATCGGCGCAGCGCAAAGCGGATCCAAGTGA
- a CDS encoding TraR/DksA family transcriptional regulator — protein sequence MRATEADLRALRAQLAERLRDLRDTSETTADNRRPVELDQTSVGRVSRMDAMQVQAMAVATEQRRHDEARRIEAAIQRIDEGEYGYCTACGEEIAEKRLAADPAVATCIKCAA from the coding sequence ATGAGAGCGACGGAAGCGGACCTGCGCGCGCTGAGGGCGCAATTGGCGGAACGGCTGCGCGACTTGCGCGATACGAGCGAGACGACGGCGGACAATCGCCGGCCCGTCGAGCTCGACCAGACGTCCGTGGGCCGGGTGTCGCGCATGGACGCTATGCAAGTCCAGGCCATGGCCGTGGCGACGGAGCAGCGCCGTCACGACGAGGCGCGGCGCATCGAGGCCGCAATCCAGCGTATCGACGAGGGCGAATACGGGTATTGCACCGCCTGCGGCGAGGAGATCGCCGAAAAGCGCCTGGCGGCGGATCCTGCCGTCGCCACGTGCATCAAGTGCGCCGCGTGA
- a CDS encoding glycerate kinase type-2 family protein — protein sequence MSPEDLLKAMFKAGVDAALPSLCVPPHLPERPKGRTVIIGAGKASGAMAKALEDAWDGPLDGVVVTRYGYRLPTERLEVVEAAHPVPDAAGREAAQRIFKAVQDLTEDDLVLALISGGGSALLAAPADGISLEDKQAVNKALLASGATISEMNTVRKHLSAIKGGRLARAAYPAKVVALMISDVPGDDASIIASGPTVPDPSTNADAIAIVDKYGIDLPANVRQVLETIEETPKPGDKCFDRVENVMIATPQASLEAAAAVARDAGVTPVILGDSIEGESRDVALVHAGIARQCTMRGQPVEPPCVLISGGETTVTLTGNGKGGPNTEFLLSMSIALDGMPNIYALAGDTDGVDGSEDNAGALLYPDTLKRAEAAGISAKAMLANNDPYSFFKGIGDLLETGPTMTNVNDLRLVLITERL from the coding sequence ATGTCCCCAGAAGACTTGCTGAAGGCCATGTTCAAGGCCGGCGTGGATGCCGCCCTGCCCTCGCTCTGCGTACCGCCTCACCTGCCCGAACGCCCCAAAGGCCGCACCGTCATCATCGGTGCTGGCAAGGCATCCGGCGCCATGGCGAAGGCGCTGGAAGACGCTTGGGATGGCCCGCTCGACGGCGTCGTCGTCACGCGTTACGGCTATCGGCTGCCCACGGAGCGCTTGGAGGTCGTCGAGGCCGCGCACCCCGTACCGGACGCCGCGGGCCGCGAAGCCGCGCAGCGCATCTTCAAGGCCGTGCAAGATCTGACCGAGGACGACCTCGTGCTTGCGCTCATCTCTGGAGGCGGCTCCGCGCTGTTGGCGGCGCCCGCGGACGGAATTTCACTTGAAGACAAGCAGGCCGTGAACAAGGCCTTGCTCGCGAGCGGCGCGACCATTTCCGAAATGAATACGGTGCGGAAGCATCTGTCGGCCATCAAGGGCGGACGGCTCGCGCGTGCCGCATACCCCGCGAAAGTCGTGGCTCTGATGATCTCCGACGTGCCGGGCGACGATGCCTCCATCATCGCATCCGGACCGACCGTTCCCGACCCGTCCACCAATGCCGACGCGATCGCCATCGTCGACAAATACGGGATCGATCTGCCCGCCAATGTGCGGCAGGTGCTTGAGACCATCGAGGAGACGCCCAAGCCCGGCGACAAATGTTTCGACCGTGTCGAGAACGTCATGATCGCCACGCCTCAGGCCTCGCTCGAAGCCGCGGCCGCGGTCGCGCGGGACGCCGGCGTGACGCCGGTGATCCTCGGCGACAGCATCGAGGGCGAGTCCCGCGACGTGGCGCTGGTTCACGCAGGCATCGCGCGCCAATGCACCATGCGCGGTCAGCCCGTGGAGCCGCCATGCGTGCTCATCTCGGGCGGCGAGACTACGGTCACGCTCACCGGCAACGGCAAAGGCGGTCCGAATACGGAGTTTCTGCTATCCATGAGCATCGCGCTGGACGGCATGCCGAACATCTACGCCCTGGCCGGCGACACGGACGGCGTGGACGGATCGGAAGACAATGCCGGCGCGCTGCTCTATCCGGACACGCTGAAGCGCGCCGAGGCGGCCGGCATCAGCGCCAAGGCCATGCTGGCCAACAATGATCCGTACTCGTTCTTCAAAGGCATCGGCGACCTGCTCGAAACGGGCCCGACTATGACCAATGTCAACGACCTGCGGCTCGTGCTGATCACCGAGAGACTCTGA
- a CDS encoding formate--tetrahydrofolate ligase, giving the protein MSEGSSEQHRKPKSDIEISQAATMQPILDVAKDKLGIEAKDLIPYGHYKAKVSLDYIDSLKGKPDGKLILVTAITPTPAGEGKTTTTVGLGDALNLIGKKTIMCLREPSLGPCFGMKGGAAGGGYAQVVPMEDINLHFTGDFHAIGAANNLLAAMIDNHIYWGNKLDIDARRVTWRRGIDMNDRALRSIVTSLGGVTNGFPREAGFDIVVASEVMAIFCLAKDRADLQRRLGQIQIGQTRDKAAVTADQISAAGAMAALLKDALAPNMVQTLENNPAFIHGGPFANIAHGCNSVIATKAALKLADYVVTEAGFGADLGAEKFFDIKCRKAGLKPDCVVIVATIRALKMHGGVAKDDLKKENLDALEKGFANLEKHIENVRKFHVPVVVAVNRFSLDTDDEIALLQRLCSTASAECVMSDHWALGGAGAKDLAETVVKTIDTKPSDFQPLYPDDTPLWDKVRTVAQEIYGAEDITGPKAVRDKFAELEKEGFGKLPICIAKTQYSFTTNPDAKGVPLGHTIPVREVRLSAGAEFIVVICGDIMTMPGLPRVPAANNIELDAEGRITGLF; this is encoded by the coding sequence ATGTCCGAGGGCTCGAGCGAACAACACAGGAAGCCGAAATCTGATATCGAGATCAGTCAGGCGGCCACGATGCAGCCGATCCTGGACGTGGCTAAGGACAAGCTCGGCATCGAGGCGAAGGACCTTATTCCTTACGGGCACTACAAGGCCAAGGTCTCTCTCGACTATATCGACAGCCTCAAGGGCAAGCCGGACGGCAAGCTCATCTTGGTCACCGCGATCACGCCGACGCCAGCCGGCGAAGGCAAGACGACGACCACGGTCGGGCTCGGCGACGCGCTCAATCTGATCGGCAAGAAGACGATCATGTGCCTGCGCGAACCGAGCCTTGGTCCGTGCTTCGGCATGAAGGGCGGTGCGGCCGGCGGCGGCTACGCACAGGTCGTGCCGATGGAGGACATCAACCTTCATTTCACCGGCGACTTCCACGCGATCGGCGCCGCCAACAATCTGCTCGCCGCGATGATCGACAACCACATCTATTGGGGCAACAAGCTCGACATCGACGCGCGGCGCGTCACGTGGCGCCGCGGCATCGATATGAACGACCGTGCGTTGCGTTCCATCGTCACGTCGCTAGGCGGCGTGACCAACGGGTTCCCGCGCGAGGCGGGCTTCGACATCGTCGTAGCCTCGGAGGTCATGGCGATCTTCTGTCTGGCGAAAGACCGGGCGGACCTTCAGCGGCGCCTGGGACAGATTCAGATCGGACAGACGCGCGACAAGGCGGCCGTGACGGCCGACCAGATTTCGGCGGCGGGCGCCATGGCCGCGCTGCTGAAGGACGCGCTGGCGCCGAACATGGTGCAGACGCTTGAGAACAACCCGGCGTTCATCCATGGCGGCCCGTTCGCGAACATCGCCCATGGCTGCAACTCCGTGATCGCCACCAAGGCCGCGCTGAAGCTTGCGGACTACGTGGTGACCGAGGCTGGCTTCGGCGCCGATCTCGGCGCGGAGAAGTTCTTCGACATCAAGTGCCGCAAGGCGGGCCTCAAGCCCGATTGCGTGGTGATCGTGGCGACGATCCGCGCGCTCAAGATGCATGGCGGCGTCGCCAAGGACGATCTCAAGAAGGAGAATCTCGACGCGCTGGAGAAGGGCTTCGCCAATCTCGAAAAGCACATCGAGAATGTCCGCAAGTTCCACGTTCCGGTGGTGGTTGCGGTCAACCGCTTCTCGCTCGATACGGACGACGAGATCGCCCTGCTTCAGCGGCTCTGCTCGACGGCCAGCGCCGAATGCGTGATGTCCGACCACTGGGCCCTTGGCGGGGCGGGTGCCAAAGACTTGGCCGAAACCGTGGTCAAGACCATCGACACCAAGCCGTCGGACTTCCAGCCGCTGTATCCGGACGACACGCCGCTGTGGGACAAGGTGCGCACGGTCGCGCAGGAGATCTACGGCGCCGAGGACATTACCGGGCCGAAGGCGGTCCGCGACAAGTTCGCGGAGCTCGAAAAGGAAGGGTTCGGTAAGCTTCCGATCTGCATTGCGAAGACCCAGTACAGCTTCACGACCAATCCCGATGCCAAGGGTGTGCCGCTTGGTCACACCATTCCGGTCCGCGAAGTGCGGCTTTCGGCCGGCGCGGAGTTCATCGTGGTGATCTGCGGAGACATTATGACAATGCCGGGTCTGCCACGGGTTCCGGCCGCCAATAACATCGAATTGGACGCCGAAGGCAGGATTACCGGACTGTTCTAG
- the lptM gene encoding LPS translocon maturation chaperone LptM, whose product MGSAARILLSLALVLAVGLSGCGRRGSLERPEARYPEVPADPSTKQSDAPDRRIPILDDIIH is encoded by the coding sequence ATGGGAAGCGCCGCGCGCATTCTCTTATCATTGGCGCTTGTTCTCGCCGTCGGCCTTTCCGGCTGCGGGCGCCGCGGTTCGCTCGAGCGTCCCGAGGCCCGCTACCCCGAGGTTCCCGCCGACCCCTCCACCAAACAGTCCGACGCTCCTGATCGGCGCATCCCGATCCTCGACGACATTATTCACTAG